One Methylosinus sp. C49 DNA segment encodes these proteins:
- a CDS encoding polysaccharide biosynthesis tyrosine autokinase gives MSADQRPETGASAVALDATPSERAIVAGRRYSATCDERQQSFDDNSGASNFLKYVGLLVKHRILVAAICAGAILCAFVITFLMPRIYTATTTIQIDREAAKIVRNQDALVEKSDDPQFYTTQYELLKSHALAERVVSSLSLADRKGFVDVEVSLLGRVLQGLFQRREEEPENVGRRRSAVDAVLKGLTVQPIPMSRIVKVSFSSKSAVLAQQISAAVAENFVAMTLDRRYSASAYARTFLEEKLQQVKLKLEDSEKQVVAYAQREGIVNVDDKLSIAGANLKSLNDSLGAAMAQRIKEEQLWMQAQSGSGLGLPQVLDDKSIQKARERRTELMADYQDKLGVMKPDFPEMRQLRAQIAEYDRQIRQHVEFIRQAIKARYEAARDQESSFLKRIESLKADALDLRDRSIQYNILQREADTNRSLYDGLLQQYKEVGVTGAIGTNNVSVIDKAERPRSPSSPRLMVNLGLALVLGLIASVATIAVREFLDDTFKIPEEIEEALGLTVLGVIPLARRDDEKARDPSYSVASEVVSDPLSSMAEAYRSLRTSLQFSTATGAPKTILVTSSQPGEGKSTTSVCIAANFAQLGLQVLLIDADMRKPSLHDILSVDNSIGLANVLTGALDASAAVTENLIYGVTFMSSGPVPPNPAELLAGPRFASLLALAREKFDIVVIDGPPVVGLADAPLLGSIVDGAVFVVDSMHTRRRVVRAAVKRLDFARTRILGCLLNKFDATNVGHSYGYAYGDAYGHGPAYGGEYLGYGAKNQKDRAISATMEQ, from the coding sequence ATGAGCGCGGATCAAAGGCCAGAGACGGGTGCGTCTGCCGTCGCTCTCGACGCTACGCCGTCGGAGCGCGCGATCGTCGCCGGCAGACGCTACTCTGCCACTTGTGACGAACGGCAGCAGAGCTTCGATGACAATAGCGGCGCCTCGAACTTCCTCAAATATGTAGGCCTGCTCGTCAAGCATCGCATTCTCGTGGCCGCTATCTGCGCCGGCGCGATACTCTGCGCCTTCGTCATCACCTTCCTTATGCCGCGAATCTATACTGCGACGACGACGATACAGATCGATCGCGAGGCCGCGAAGATCGTGCGCAATCAAGACGCGCTGGTGGAGAAATCCGACGATCCGCAATTCTACACGACTCAATACGAGCTTTTGAAGAGTCACGCGCTCGCCGAGCGCGTCGTGTCCTCGCTCTCGCTCGCGGACAGGAAGGGCTTCGTCGATGTGGAGGTCTCTCTGCTCGGGCGCGTGCTCCAAGGGCTGTTCCAGCGACGCGAGGAGGAGCCCGAAAATGTCGGCAGGCGACGCTCGGCGGTCGACGCCGTGCTGAAAGGCCTCACGGTGCAGCCGATCCCGATGTCGCGCATCGTGAAGGTCAGCTTCAGCAGCAAAAGCGCCGTTCTCGCGCAGCAGATCAGCGCAGCGGTCGCCGAGAATTTCGTGGCGATGACGCTGGACCGCCGCTACAGCGCCTCCGCTTATGCGCGCACATTCCTCGAGGAAAAGCTGCAGCAGGTGAAGCTCAAATTGGAAGACTCCGAGAAGCAGGTCGTCGCCTATGCGCAACGCGAAGGCATTGTGAATGTGGACGACAAGCTCTCCATCGCCGGCGCCAATCTCAAATCGCTCAACGACTCCCTCGGCGCAGCCATGGCGCAGCGCATCAAGGAAGAGCAGCTGTGGATGCAGGCGCAGAGCGGTAGCGGATTGGGATTGCCGCAGGTGCTGGACGACAAGAGCATTCAAAAAGCCCGCGAACGCCGCACCGAGCTGATGGCGGATTATCAGGACAAGCTCGGCGTCATGAAGCCGGACTTTCCAGAAATGAGGCAGCTGCGGGCGCAGATCGCGGAATATGATCGCCAGATCAGGCAGCACGTCGAGTTCATTCGTCAGGCGATCAAGGCGCGCTATGAAGCCGCGCGCGATCAGGAATCGTCGTTCCTCAAGCGCATCGAAAGCCTGAAGGCGGATGCGCTCGATCTGCGGGATCGCAGCATTCAATATAATATTCTGCAAAGAGAGGCCGACACGAATCGATCCTTGTACGACGGCTTGCTGCAGCAATATAAGGAGGTCGGCGTGACCGGCGCGATCGGGACCAACAATGTCTCGGTCATCGACAAGGCGGAGCGGCCGAGGAGCCCGTCGAGTCCGCGGCTAATGGTGAATCTCGGCCTCGCCCTTGTTCTCGGTCTGATCGCCTCGGTCGCGACGATCGCGGTGCGCGAATTTCTCGACGACACGTTCAAGATTCCGGAAGAGATCGAGGAGGCGCTCGGCCTCACCGTGCTCGGCGTCATTCCCCTCGCGCGGCGGGATGACGAGAAAGCCCGCGACCCTTCCTATTCCGTCGCGAGCGAGGTCGTCAGCGACCCTCTGTCCTCGATGGCGGAAGCCTATCGCTCGTTGCGGACCTCGTTGCAATTCTCGACGGCGACGGGCGCGCCCAAAACGATCCTCGTCACGAGCTCGCAGCCGGGAGAAGGCAAGTCGACGACATCGGTCTGCATCGCGGCCAATTTCGCGCAGCTCGGATTGCAGGTGCTCTTGATCGACGCCGATATGCGCAAGCCGTCATTGCACGACATACTCTCCGTCGACAACAGCATCGGCCTCGCCAATGTGCTGACCGGCGCATTGGACGCCTCGGCCGCCGTCACCGAGAATCTCATCTATGGCGTCACCTTCATGTCCTCCGGCCCTGTGCCTCCGAATCCCGCGGAGCTTTTGGCGGGGCCGCGCTTCGCCTCGCTGCTCGCGCTGGCGCGCGAAAAATTCGACATTGTCGTCATCGACGGTCCTCCGGTCGTGGGCCTCGCCGACGCGCCCTTGCTCGGCAGCATTGTGGATGGCGCGGTGTTCGTGGTCGATTCGATGCACACGCGCCGGCGCGTCGTCCGCGCGGCGGTCAAGCGGCTGGATTTCGCACGCACGCGTATTCTCGGGTGCCTGCTGAATAAGTTCGACGCGACCAACGTCGGTCACTCCTATGGCTACGCCTATGGCGACGCTTACGGCCACGGTCCTGCCTATGGCGGCGAATATCTCGGCTATGGAGCGAAGAACCAAAAGGATCGCGCAATTTCCGCGACGATGGAACAGTGA
- a CDS encoding nitroreductase family protein, protein MDDISLEKGLRERRAIRHYSDAPVDDALLAEIFELASWAPSPGNTQAWKVIALGHDASKDVIARFELAGWESVFPVLEQVLRNGGVEPSKVDERKPATANEWRRYVTGMYRRFFEVKGAPRLVLVYRTADRRRYVDLVRLSLFALLRRAAREPSLLQGLRCFFTSLRNVPVLVRVNALTRTFGLANFTYAVTLAAQSRGLSTCIQSNYLNVQRDLRHYLGLGAEIDIVASILIGYKADDALPAPEMFRTRKPVAVDWIETTPGTVAARRDERVFEAAQ, encoded by the coding sequence ATGGACGATATAAGTCTCGAAAAAGGATTGCGCGAAAGAAGAGCCATTCGGCATTACAGCGATGCGCCGGTCGACGACGCATTGCTCGCGGAAATATTCGAGCTCGCATCATGGGCTCCGTCGCCGGGCAACACGCAAGCCTGGAAGGTGATCGCGCTCGGCCATGACGCATCGAAAGATGTGATCGCGCGCTTCGAGCTGGCCGGATGGGAGTCCGTCTTTCCGGTGCTGGAGCAGGTGCTGCGCAATGGCGGCGTGGAGCCTTCCAAGGTGGACGAGCGCAAGCCGGCGACGGCGAATGAATGGAGGCGCTATGTGACCGGCATGTATCGGCGCTTCTTCGAGGTCAAAGGCGCGCCGCGGCTGGTGCTCGTCTATCGCACCGCGGATCGGCGCAGATATGTCGATCTCGTGCGCTTGTCGCTCTTCGCGCTGCTGCGGCGGGCGGCGCGCGAGCCGAGCCTTCTGCAAGGACTGCGCTGCTTTTTCACCTCGCTGCGCAATGTGCCCGTGCTGGTGCGCGTCAATGCTTTGACGCGCACTTTCGGATTGGCCAATTTCACTTATGCGGTCACGCTCGCCGCGCAGTCGCGTGGCCTATCGACCTGCATTCAATCCAATTATCTCAATGTGCAGCGCGATCTTCGACATTATCTCGGTCTCGGCGCGGAGATCGATATCGTTGCTTCCATATTGATCGGCTACAAGGCCGACGATGCGCTGCCGGCCCCGGAAATGTTCCGAACGCGCAAGCCGGTCGCGGTCGATTGGATCGAGACGACGCCCGGGACAGTCGCAGCGCGTCGCGACGAGCGGGTCTTCGAAGCGGCCCAGTGA